The Sphingomonas sp. LY54 genome includes a region encoding these proteins:
- a CDS encoding inositol monophosphatase family protein: protein MKDFAEFACALADAARAVTLAAAMKPGTVEDKAEGTGFDPVTEADRGAEKAMRALIEYRFPNHGIAGEEFPDRPARGRHVWSLDPIDGTRSFICGLPSWTTLIALLEDGAPVLGLIDAPRLGERYLGFGEEALLITAEGQRPLATSDCRRLAEARFSTTDPYLFAGPEAEAFERLRRKARLTRFGHDAYGYARLAGGSVDLVVESGLKPHDFNALIPVVRGAGGVIGDWEGGSDFSGGRLVAAATRDLFDEAVAAIRG from the coding sequence GTGAAGGACTTCGCCGAATTCGCCTGTGCGCTGGCCGATGCCGCGCGCGCCGTCACTTTGGCGGCGGCGATGAAGCCGGGCACGGTGGAGGACAAGGCCGAGGGCACCGGTTTCGACCCGGTCACCGAGGCGGACCGCGGCGCCGAGAAAGCGATGCGCGCGCTGATCGAATATCGCTTTCCGAATCACGGCATTGCCGGGGAGGAATTTCCCGATCGGCCCGCGCGCGGCCGCCATGTCTGGAGCCTCGACCCGATCGACGGCACGCGCTCCTTCATCTGCGGCCTGCCGAGCTGGACGACGTTGATCGCCTTGCTCGAGGACGGCGCGCCGGTGCTTGGCCTGATCGATGCGCCGCGGCTCGGCGAACGCTATCTCGGCTTCGGCGAAGAGGCTTTGCTCATCACCGCAGAGGGGCAAAGGCCGCTCGCTACCAGCGATTGCCGAAGGCTTGCGGAGGCGCGCTTCTCCACCACCGATCCCTATCTTTTCGCAGGACCGGAAGCCGAGGCGTTCGAGCGGCTGCGGCGCAAGGCGCGGCTGACCCGCTTCGGCCACGACGCCTATGGCTATGCCCGGCTCGCCGGCGGCAGCGTCGATCTGGTCGTCGAATCGGGACTGAAGCCGCACGATTTCAACGCCCTCATTCCGGTGGTGCGCGGCGCCGGCGGCGTGATCGGCGACTGGGAAGGCGGATCGGATTTCAGCGGCGGCAGGCTCGTCGCTGCGGCGACCCGGGATTTGTTCGACGAGGCGGTGGCCGCGATCCGCGGCTGA
- the hisIE gene encoding bifunctional phosphoribosyl-AMP cyclohydrolase/phosphoribosyl-ATP diphosphatase HisIE: protein MRDRNAPLSAADIGALAWDKMDGLLPAIVQDAGTGQVLMLGYMNADALEATLGSGFATFYSRSKGRLWQKGETSGNRLAVRGIFADCDEDALLVKALPEGSTCHLGTPSCFSEEGADGVGFLARLARIVRQRAESGDETSYTARLLGGDPARLAQKIGEEGVELALAAVTRDAAGCVEEAADLLYHLTVLMEAKGFSWDDVAAKLRERHR, encoded by the coding sequence ATGCGGGATCGAAATGCGCCGCTGAGCGCAGCGGACATCGGCGCGCTCGCCTGGGACAAGATGGACGGGCTGCTTCCGGCGATCGTCCAGGATGCGGGGACGGGCCAGGTGCTGATGCTCGGCTACATGAATGCCGACGCGCTCGAAGCGACGCTGGGCTCTGGCTTTGCCACCTTCTACAGCCGTTCGAAGGGTCGGCTTTGGCAGAAGGGCGAGACCAGCGGCAACCGGCTCGCGGTCCGCGGCATCTTCGCGGATTGCGACGAGGATGCTCTGCTCGTGAAGGCGCTGCCCGAGGGCTCCACCTGCCACCTCGGCACGCCGAGCTGCTTCTCCGAAGAAGGCGCCGACGGCGTCGGCTTCCTCGCCCGGCTCGCCCGCATCGTCCGCCAGCGCGCCGAGAGCGGCGACGAGACCAGCTATACAGCGCGCCTGCTCGGCGGCGATCCGGCGCGGCTGGCACAGAAGATCGGCGAGGAAGGCGTCGAGCTCGCGCTCGCCGCGGTCACGCGCGACGCCGCGGGCTGCGTCGAGGAAGCGGCCGATCTCCTCTACCACCTGACCGTGCTGATGGAGGCGAAGGGCTTTTCCTGGGACGACGTCGCGGCGAAGCTGCGCGAACGCCACCGCTGA
- the hisF gene encoding imidazole glycerol phosphate synthase subunit HisF yields the protein MPARRIIPCLDVKDGRVVKGVQFRDHRDVGDIVEHALRYRDEGADELVFYDITASAEGRSLDTEWVRRIARVIDIPFAVAGGLRSRDQAAACLDAGADKVSINSPAIERPELIEELARDFGSQCVVLGVDSFEDGRDYYVKQYTGSVAATRDTGLRTLDWVREAAERGAGEIVLNCMRRDGVRSGYDLRHTEAVMEAVTVPVIASGGAGAPEHFRDAFAIGASGALAATVFHDRLISIPDLKEYLGSCGIEMRR from the coding sequence TTGCCCGCCCGTAGGATCATCCCCTGCCTCGACGTCAAGGACGGGCGCGTCGTCAAGGGCGTCCAGTTCCGCGACCATCGCGACGTCGGCGACATCGTCGAGCACGCCTTGCGCTATCGCGACGAAGGCGCCGACGAACTCGTTTTCTACGACATCACTGCCAGCGCCGAAGGCCGCAGCCTCGATACCGAATGGGTGCGGCGGATCGCGCGCGTGATCGACATACCGTTCGCCGTCGCCGGCGGCCTGCGCAGCCGCGACCAAGCCGCCGCCTGCCTCGACGCCGGCGCCGACAAGGTCTCGATCAACTCGCCCGCGATCGAGCGGCCGGAACTGATCGAGGAACTGGCGCGCGACTTCGGCAGCCAGTGCGTCGTGCTCGGCGTCGACAGCTTCGAGGACGGCCGCGATTATTACGTGAAGCAATATACCGGGAGCGTCGCTGCGACCCGCGACACCGGCCTGCGCACGCTCGACTGGGTGCGCGAGGCGGCGGAGCGCGGCGCGGGCGAGATTGTGCTCAACTGCATGCGCCGCGACGGCGTCCGCAGCGGCTATGATCTGCGGCACACCGAGGCGGTGATGGAGGCCGTCACCGTCCCCGTCATCGCTTCCGGCGGCGCCGGCGCGCCCGAACATTTCCGCGACGCCTTCGCGATCGGCGCAAGCGGGGCGCTCGCGGCCACCGTCTTCCACGACCGGCTGATCTCTATCCCCGACCTCAAGGAGTATCTCGGATCATGCGGGATCGAAATGCGCCGCTGA
- a CDS encoding 1-(5-phosphoribosyl)-5-[(5-phosphoribosylamino)methylideneamino] imidazole-4-carboxamide isomerase, whose amino-acid sequence MIIYPAMDLMDGRPVRLAQGRFDDVDSYLADPVEAVLAFERAGAECAHIVDLDGARDGRPRQHGLIADIALSVTLSLQVAGGFREADQLKRMFDAGVDRVVIGSLAVKQPDLVRAFFDAFGGDRITLALDVSLADGEPNVLTSGWTEASGRTLWDVAALYPEAQHMLVTDVSKDGMMAGPNVALMAEIAERLPNVQLQASGGVSSLDDLRALQQAGAAGAIVGKALWEQKIDLQEAIEIARP is encoded by the coding sequence ATGATCATCTACCCCGCCATGGACCTGATGGACGGCCGCCCGGTGCGGCTCGCGCAGGGCCGGTTCGACGATGTCGACAGCTATCTGGCCGATCCGGTGGAAGCGGTGCTCGCCTTCGAGCGGGCCGGCGCGGAATGCGCCCATATCGTCGATCTCGACGGCGCCCGCGACGGACGCCCCCGCCAGCACGGCCTGATCGCCGACATCGCCTTGTCGGTGACGCTCAGCCTGCAGGTCGCCGGCGGCTTCCGCGAGGCCGACCAGCTCAAGCGCATGTTCGATGCCGGCGTCGACCGGGTCGTGATCGGCAGCCTCGCGGTGAAGCAGCCCGATCTCGTCCGCGCCTTCTTCGACGCGTTCGGCGGCGACCGCATCACGCTCGCGCTCGATGTCAGCCTGGCCGACGGCGAGCCCAATGTCCTGACCTCCGGCTGGACCGAGGCATCCGGCCGCACGCTCTGGGACGTGGCCGCGCTCTATCCTGAAGCACAGCACATGCTGGTCACCGACGTCAGCAAGGACGGCATGATGGCCGGGCCCAATGTGGCGCTGATGGCCGAGATCGCCGAGCGCCTTCCGAACGTGCAGCTCCAGGCTTCGGGCGGCGTGTCCTCGCTCGACGATCTGCGTGCGCTCCAGCAGGCCGGCGCCGCTGGTGCGATCGTGGGCAAGGCCTTGTGGGAGCAGAAGATCGACCTCCAGGAGGCGATCGAAATTGCCCGCCCGTAG
- the hisH gene encoding imidazole glycerol phosphate synthase subunit HisH translates to MNLVIVDVGCGNIGSVGIAFERFGVTPLVTADAAAIAAADRVILPGVGAAGYAMGEIKARGLAPVLRELKQPVLGICLGMQLLFDHSEEEDTACLGVIPGRVRRFEPAPERPVPHMGWSRLAVRDRSIGLSDGDYVYFAHSFACDDGPFTIAAADYGRPVPAVVRRANFLGAQFHPERSGEAGARFLEAFLFS, encoded by the coding sequence ATGAACCTCGTCATCGTCGATGTCGGCTGCGGCAATATCGGCTCGGTCGGCATCGCCTTCGAGCGGTTCGGCGTGACGCCGCTGGTCACCGCCGACGCCGCCGCGATCGCCGCGGCCGATCGGGTCATCCTCCCGGGCGTCGGCGCGGCCGGCTACGCGATGGGCGAGATAAAGGCTCGCGGACTGGCGCCCGTGCTGAGGGAACTCAAGCAGCCCGTCCTCGGTATCTGTCTCGGCATGCAATTGCTGTTCGACCATAGCGAGGAGGAAGACACGGCCTGCCTGGGCGTCATTCCCGGGAGAGTCCGCCGGTTCGAGCCCGCACCCGAGCGTCCGGTGCCGCACATGGGCTGGAGCCGCCTCGCCGTGCGCGATCGCAGCATCGGCCTTTCCGACGGCGACTATGTCTATTTCGCCCACAGCTTCGCCTGCGACGACGGCCCGTTCACGATCGCCGCCGCCGATTACGGGCGCCCGGTCCCTGCCGTCGTCCGCCGCGCCAATTTCCTTGGCGCCCAATTCCATCCCGAGCGGTCCGGCGAGGCTGGAGCGCGGTTCCTCGAGGCTTTCCTTTTCTCATGA